One window of Metopolophium dirhodum isolate CAU chromosome 3, ASM1992520v1, whole genome shotgun sequence genomic DNA carries:
- the LOC132940184 gene encoding uncharacterized protein LOC132940184 has protein sequence MARPLPWLPVLLVLLPPAAAFANEQCPMNASRPAPENAYQANDVLWAGKPKKAYPSAAYRPVQGGGYVLCTCAVEMCLRKCCPQNWAYVEGKCSALNASLDDKFEIHAVFEIIHRHGCQLVNGNYIIGIRLKWF, from the exons ATGGCCCGTCCGCTCCCGTGGCTGCCGGTGCTGCTTGTGTTGCTGCCGCCGGCCGCGGCCTTTGCCAACGAGCAGTGTCCGATGAACGCTTCCAGACCGGCGCCCGAAAACGCTTACCAGGCAAACGACGTACTGTGGGCCGGGAAACCGAAAAAAGCGTATCCGTCGGCCGCGTACCGTCCGGTTCAGGGCGGCGGTTACGTCCTGTGCACGTGCGCAGTGGAAATGTGTCTACGCAAGTGCTGCCCGCAGAACTGGGCGTACGTGGAAGGGAAATGCTCGGCACTCAACGCATCGCTCGACGACAAGTTTGAG ATTCATGCtgtatttgaaattattcatCGTCATGGGTGTCAATTGGTTAACGGAAATTACATCATTGGCATCAGGTTAAAATGGTTCTGA